The DNA region ATCTTCGGGTTTTCGGAGAAGGGGAGCATGCCCCGCCAGTCGGATGTGGGATCGTGAGCGTCGCGCACGAACAGGCCGCTGCGGGCACGAGCGACGAGTTGGCCGTACGGTTCCCAGGCGATCGTGCCGTCCACGTGACCGTAGACGTGATTGAAGTCGAAGGGGCCGAGATTGATTTCTTCCAACGCCGCACGGTGCTGCGCCACGGTGCGTGCCTCGGCGAGGCGGAGGAAGCCGTGGACGAAAGCCCCGGCATCGCTCGGCACGTAGCGGAGGGCGAGGTCGACACCGTCGTGGTGCTTCCACCCTGGGTACACGATTCCATGCGGGCAGCTTTCCCATTCGATCATGGCGTCGGATCCAAAACGCACGGTATGTCGCTCGCGGTGCTTTTTTAAGCTTCCCCAACCGGACGCGGTGCGGTACTTGCTGGGATCATCCGGTGCGCGGTGGATGCGGAACAAGTCCCACGCATCGCGATACGCGGTGGTCACGCCCCAGGCGAGGAAGCCATTGTGGCCAAACGGGAACACTGGGCAGCCAGGCAACAGCCCACCTTGGATGCGGTACTGTGGGCACTCGAGGTGCGCGTGGTACCAAAAAGTCGGCAGGGGGAAGAAGGGCACATGTGGATCGTTTGCGACCACAGGTTTCCCTGAAGCCGAACGGCTTCCGGCCACTGCCCAGTTGTTGCTTCCGGTGCCTTCCAGATGGAGTGGTGGTTCGGGCTCGGGGATGACTCCGGGAACGCACTCGGGGGCATCGTCCCAAGGTGCTTCCGGAAAGACTGCTCGCGCGAGGTCGTCGCCATTGGCGCCGCGCACTGCATCGAGCACGAGTTCAATGTCGAGGGGCGCAAGCGCCACGCAAAAGGCGCAGGTGCGCGCGATCAACAGCGCGTCTGCCGGCCGCCACGGAAGCACGGGTCCGAAGGGGAGGTGGTCGATTGGGTAGATGCCGTTCATTGCCTTGAGTGCGGCGTTGACTCCACCGGCGAAGGCTTCGAGCACGCGGCGCGCGCGTTCGGGGGCGCGTTCGTAGTCCCGCTCGCTTGCGGCCTCGAAATCGAGCGGGCGAACGAAGGCGTCGACATCGAGGAGCGACCGCCCTGGGAACACCAGGCTGGTGCGCGGGAAACGCGGGTTGCCGATCAATTCCGTGAGGCGCCCCGCCCCCAGATGGCGGAGCAAGTCCATCAACGTAAAGCGATCGGCACCCATCAGGTAGCCGAGCGCAGCATAGAGGTCGGCCTCGGTGCGGGCATAGATATGGGCAACGCCACGGGCATCGCGAACAATTTCCACCTCCGCATTCATCGGCGGCAGATGGGCTGGGGCGAGCGCTGGCCAGGTTAGAAGGCGGGTGCCTCGGATTCGCTCCACGAGGAAGCGCAACAGCGTGGCCATGCGGCGCTTGGGGGGTAGTTGGTTGGTTTCGATTGCCATCGCTCCTTACGTCCTTGTCCTCGGAAAAAGACACCTGTCCGCCTGCACGGAATTCCCCGTGTCGGGAGGCGCGCTGGCGGTGGGTGTGGAAGCTGGCGGCGCCGAGAAGCCAGGCTACCAGGCGGGAAAAACGTGCTGGAAGATCAAGCCGCCGGTGAAGTACGTGGTAATATCGGTCGACGGGCCCTTCACCGGGCGCATGTGTGCTTCGTCGCGTCGGGCGAACAATCCGAGCGTGTTGCCGTTACCTAGGCGATACTGCAACGCTCCGGCCAAGTACCAGCCTCCACCGTCGTCGTCGATCACCCCAAAGGTGTGGGTGTAGTAACCTCCACCGCTGGCCAGCGACACCTCGAGGTGCTCGTCGTAAAGCGCAAA from Candidatus Binatia bacterium includes:
- a CDS encoding penicillin acylase family protein; the protein is MAIETNQLPPKRRMATLLRFLVERIRGTRLLTWPALAPAHLPPMNAEVEIVRDARGVAHIYARTEADLYAALGYLMGADRFTLMDLLRHLGAGRLTELIGNPRFPRTSLVFPGRSLLDVDAFVRPLDFEAASERDYERAPERARRVLEAFAGGVNAALKAMNGIYPIDHLPFGPVLPWRPADALLIARTCAFCVALAPLDIELVLDAVRGANGDDLARAVFPEAPWDDAPECVPGVIPEPEPPLHLEGTGSNNWAVAGSRSASGKPVVANDPHVPFFPLPTFWYHAHLECPQYRIQGGLLPGCPVFPFGHNGFLAWGVTTAYRDAWDLFRIHRAPDDPSKYRTASGWGSLKKHRERHTVRFGSDAMIEWESCPHGIVYPGWKHHDGVDLALRYVPSDAGAFVHGFLRLAEARTVAQHRAALEEINLGPFDFNHVYGHVDGTIAWEPYGQLVARARSGLFVRDAHDPTSDWRGMLPFSENPKIINPASGFVATANSFTDETQSHLISSRAHVEPLYRQRRIETFLAGNDRHSIESFFALQSDIDSDYGTVLRDAICTALERRYAQHDGVRGAAFRALRSWNGRFDTGAVAPSILAWLQRELADICFLSLLGPQAGRHFLRTRRAIPRVHRLLVDANDPLREPVEKAARHQLPELVARAFERAIERLEKVFGPNVSEWTWGRVQRIRLALWLGELPWIGRYFRALDDSFPGELYTVSPSVAFPFGNTLRAFVGATSRFVCDLAKPEEAYFAHSSGPSGNPNSRYFDSCTTDWRRFDYFKSALWQPHEIPDVVERVIVPAA